Below is a genomic region from Candidatus Ozemobacteraceae bacterium.
TTTGAAGGCCTACAGAACGAACATAGCCGCTTTAGTATAGAATGTAAAATTGATAGTTGTTATTTCACGTATCGAAACCTGTTATACTTCCCGCAGAATTCGTATCACCCGGTCACTGTCAGGAGAGGCGTATGGATCTCAGGCTTTTGCGATTTTTTCACTCCGTCGCGCGCATGAAGAGTTTCACAAAGGCTGCGGACGCCCTGGCCATTTCCCAGCCGGCCCTGAGCCAGGGGGTGAAGAATCTCGAATCCGAGCTCCACTGCAGGCTGTTTGTCCGGGGAAAGACGCTCCAACTCACCGCTGAAGGGGAGAAGCTCTACGCCCACTGCGAAGAAGTGTTCCAGGTTCTCGAGAAGATCGTCGACGATATCGCCAACGCAGGAAATCCGCGCAAAGGCGCCATCAAGGTCGGGGTTCTCGAAAGCGTCCTGATGTACTGGCTACCGAAGATTCTCGGGGAGTATTTTCAGAAGCATCCGGGCGTGACGATCGCTTTCGAAAAGGCCGAAACGACGACCATCGAAAGCGGCGTCATCGACGAGAAGTTCCACCTTGGAATCATCTCGAGACCGGCTTTTTCCCGCAAACTCGACGAAGTCGAACTCGGCTCGTTCCCGCACAAACTCGTCGTCTCCAACGCGTTCACGGATGACATCGAAACGCTCGCATCCCGGCTTCCCCTGTATCTGCTCGGCACCTGGCAGGAACAGGCGCTGACATCGGGAACCACGCTTTTCGCGAGAATTCCCGACGTTCAGCGGCTCAATCCCATCAACTGCGCCGGCCTCGTGCGCCAGATCGTCGCCAACGGGCTGGGCATGGCCGTACTGCCGTCCTATATCGTCGGACCGGACCTGCGAGTGATCGAAGAGTTCCCCCAGATGCGGATGCGCCTGCACCTCATCCGGAGGAAAAGCCGACGGCCGGCTCCAATTGCCGACCAGTTCGCCGCTTTCATAGAACAAAGCGCACGCTCATAATCCGGTATCACGTCCCCCGAATTCGGAGAGCGACGGCGGCATTCCGGGGTTGGAATGCCGCCGTTCGGTTCAGTGGATCAGAAGTTTTTGAGGGTTTCGATGCGGCTGGTGAGGGCTTCGGAGGAGTTCTGGGAAGCGGCGAAGCGGAGCTGGTCGGCGAGGCGGGCGGCCAGGGGGCGGAGGGCGGCGCGGCTCTGGGAATCGGCTGCCCGGCTGATGAACTCGTCGACGATCGTCGTGTCGCCGGCTTCGAGCTGTGCGGCGGCGGCGGAGGTTAGGTCGGCGGTGAGACCTTCGAGGGTGATGCAGGCCTGTTCAGCGGCCTTCGGGTCGTTGAGAGACTCGGCGGCGGTCGTGTAGGCGGCGATCAGCTCGGTGGCGCGAACGGTGCGGCGGCCGCGAGCGACGGCGGGGGCGGCGGCGCCCTGGTCGGTGACCTTCAGGATGTAAGGGAGGCCAGGAACTTTGGCGTAGGCTGCATCGGCGAGGCCTTCGGGGGCCTGGGCCAGAACGATCACGTTCAGCGTGTCGAAGGCTTCATCGGCGGGCACGGCGAGCGAGCCGGCGAGGATCTTCCCTTCGTTGTAGGGGGCGAGCTTCATGAACTCGATCTTCGGAGCGGCGGCGTCGCGGCTGTTCGAGAGGACGGCGGCGACCACGAAGCTGTTGGTCTTCTTGTCGCCGAAGTCGGCGGCCGGGCCGGCGAACTCGACGGTGAGGGCCTTGTTCAGCTTCGAGAGGTCGGCCTTGTAGGTGTCGGCGCTCCAGAGGAAGACCTTGTCCTTGATTTCGGCCGGCAGGGCCGAGATCGTGCCGGCGGCAGGCAGGCGGAGCTTGTTGAGCGACTCGTCATAGGCGTACTGGCCCTTGTCGAGCTTCGGGTCGTTGATGAAGTTGGCGACCATGAACTCGGTGAAACTCGAGCGAAAGTCGGTTCCGAACTGCTTCAGTGCCTTGTCGAAGCCGGCGATGCCCTGGGCTTCGTCGGCCACGAGGGTGTTGAAGAAAGCGCGGCGATCGGCGTCGCTCTTGAGGTAGCGGTTCATCAGGTAGTAGCCCCACAGGTAGACCTGGCCGTAATTGGCGACCGGGCTTTCCTGGGACCAGGCGGTCAGGCTGTTGTCGGGGCTCTGCATGTAGCTCTTGATCTGGCCGGCGTGGCCGAAGCCGCACAGGTAGGGGGCGATCTGGGAGCAGCACTCGTTGACCCACGAGCGCTCGCGCGGATCGTGGATGAAGTGGATCATGTGCTGGAATTCGTGGGCGACGATCGACATGTAACGGTCTTGAGTCGGGTCGGCGGGGTTGATGTCGAGGTAGAACATCTCGCGCTCGTTGCTCTTGACCGGAACGTCGGCCGGGATCTGGGACTGGAGGAACTCGTCGCCGGCGAAGAAGTAGCCGCCCACGTAGCCGGCGTTCCCGTTCGGATCGTAGCCGTCCTTGATGTCGAACATCAGCAGGGTGATGCGCTCGTCACCATCGACGCCGGGCTTCCATTCGGAGCCGAAGGCGGAGGTGTCGGTCGGGTAGATCGTGGTGTCGAACGAGGTCTGGACCTTCGCGACGGCGGCATCGGCAACCGTCTTGCCCTCTTCGACGAAGACGTAGCAGTGGACGCCGATCGCCTTGAGGACGGCGCGGGTCTGCTCGAATTTATTTTCAGCGATATTTTTTGTCCAGAACGTCTCGACGTCTCCGACCTTGTACTGTTTTGGGGTAGGCTCGGGAGCGCGGTGGCGGCGGGCATGTTCCTTGCGGGTCTCGAGCTTGACCTTCTTCACGAGCTTTTCGACCTGGGGCTGGAAGGAGTGGGTCGCGTCGAACCAGGCGTTCCTGTCGGCCGCACTGGCCGGAGTGGAACTCATGATGAACATGGCAACCGCCATTGCGAGGAGACCGGTTATCTTCTTCATACTCGTTCGCTCCCGTTCTGGTTGAGTTGGGGAATTTTACGCAACTCTCATACCATACCGTGGTATTCGAGGAAGTCATCTTTCGGAGCGGGTTTGCATTCACAGCCACCGGCGCCATCGCCGAAAATCAGTCACCTTTCAAGCTGATTTTCCGGCAGAGAACGAAATTCGCCGTGAGATGAAGGGGTTCAAACCTGAATGTGAGCTCGTCGCCCGGCCCGCAGACATCGCACGAACGATTTCCACCGTCTCGCTATCCCCTGGGTTCTTCGCGGTAGATGCCGGCAAGACCTCATGACAGCAACACCGCTTCCAGACAGGACATCTGAAATGGCCGGGATAAATCATTCGGGCGTCCGGGAACCTATTCTCAGATATTCGGGTCTATCATCTATGAACTTCACCCAACCCGTTTTCTCTTCTGGGATGGCCATGGGTGATCACGATTCGCCCGGAATGAATTTGAAACTGATGAACTGGTCCTGCATGCTTTGTCAGAGCCGGAAATTTATGATATTACGGATGGAGATCAAGAACGGATTCAAAACCTATGAGCAAAAAGAATTTTTACGATGTACTGGGCGTGAAGCAGGATGCGACCCAGGACGAGATTAAGCGGGCTTTCAAAACCCTCGCCAAGAAGCATCATCCCGACGCCAACAAGGGCAACAAGCGGGACGAGGAAAAGTTCAAGGAAATATCCGAAGCCTACGACACGCTCGGAAACCCCGAATCGCGCAAGCGCTACGACATGGAGCAGTCGGGCGGCGTCGATTTCGGCGGCGGGTTCGGCGGCGGGTATCCGGGCGGCCACGAGGGGTTCGAGAGCGCCGAGGACCTCCTGCGGCGCGTCATGGGAGGGCGCGGCGGGTTCCGGGGCGGGTTCGGCTCGTTCGGGGGTTTCGCCGACATGTTCGGCGGAAACGAGTATGACAACGATGCGGCGAATCTGAAAGTTCCGCTCGGGATCGCCTGTACCGGCGGGAAGATCCAGGTCTCGGGGCTTCCGGGCGGCTCGCAGACGGTGAATATACCTGCCGGTATAGAGGACGGCGCCGTCCTGAAGATTCACACGCAAAGCGGCCCGTTTCGGCTTCGCATCAACATCGAGAACGAGCCGCCGTTCCGGCTGAAAGGCAATGTCGTCCAGACCGAGATCACGATCAACCTGGCCCAGGCGATCCTGGGAAGCCGCATCAAGCTGCGGTCGCCGCGCGGCGAGGACGTGATCCTGACGATCCCGGCCGGCACCCAGAACGGCGACACCCTTCGGCTGCGCGGCCAGGGCCTCGGCACCGGCGATCTGCACGTCAAAATCGAAGTGCAGATTCCGAAAAAGCTCGACGACGAACAGCTCGAGCTGTTCAAAAAGTTCGCCGAATCGGCCGGCATGCGGTTTTGACGTGTCGGGGGTGCGGAATTTTCAACGCACCACAGAGACAAGATTTTTCGAGATGCGAGTCAGGGGCGGGTTTGAAACCCGCCCCTGCGCATGTGCGCGGAGATACCCGGGGAAAGGTGATTCTGGGGCGGAATTCGGGTATTATGGGTGGCAATCGTGTGATGCGAGCAATTTTCAAGGGGAGACATTATGAGCGAGACACCGAAGACCGATTTGCTGCCCGAGGGTGAGGGCATCATCTGCCCGAGCTGCGGCAGATTCGTTGGGGCGTACGAGCGGTGCCCGCACTGCCAGACCGTCGTTCATAAACGGCTGCCGATCATCTACATCAAACGGTTCGCCGTGTTCGGGTCGGTCATCGGCCTGATCCTCATGTGGTTCGCCGCCCTCCAGCGCGAGGTGCCCCTGCAGAAGATCGGCGAGATCAAGCCGCAGCACAACATGGCACTCGTGCGCTGCGTGGGCAAGGTAACCGGCATCCGGGTCATGGAGGACAAGAACAATTTCCAGATCAAGCTCGACGACGACACCGGCATGCTCACCCTGTCGGGGTTCGACAAGCTTCGGAAGTTCCGCGAGTATTTCAAGGACCGTTTCCCGGCCGAAGGCGACCTGATCGAGGTCACCGGCAACCTGAGCATCTCCGAGAAGTTCGGCGAGTCGATGTTCGTTTCCGATCCGCGCCGCATCAAGATTCTGAAGAAGTTCGAAGCCGAGCCGGCGACGATCGAGAACATCGACCTCGACTCGCGCGGCGCGGTGTTCCGGGTGCGGGTAACGGTCGCGGCGACCCGTAAATACCGTGTCGGCACGAACATCACGGTCAAGGACGACACCGGCTCGATGGATCTGAACGTGTTCGACAGCGAAATGGACAAGATCGCCGACCCGAAGCTCGCGAAAGCGCTCGTCGAGGTCGGCAACGAGTTCGAGCTCGTCGTTCTCGTCGATGCCTACAAGGGCAAGCCCCAGCTGCGACTCCACCACCCGGAGCGCGCCGAGTCGATCAAGAAGATCGCCGGGGCAGCCGCCGCCCAGAAAACGAAAGAGCCCCCGGTGCTGAAGGCGATCGAGGTGCGGGAAGAGCGCGTGCGCGAGATCGTCACCGTCGTCGGCCGCGTCGAGCGGTCGAAGGAGTTCGCCTTCGGCACGAGCGTCGACATCGCCGACGAGACGGGCACGGTCAACGTCTGGCTGCGCGAGAACGTCCGCAAGACCGTGACGCCCGACCTGTTCAAGACGGGCGCCACCCTTCGCGTCACGGGCGAAGTCGGCAAGTTCAAGGATCGCCTGCAGATCCTTCCCGCTTCGGATGCCGATCTGAAGGCCGAGGCCGCGCAGGCGGCACCCTCCCCCGCTCCGGCAGCGACTCCGGCCGCCGCTTCCGACGCCGCGCCGGCTGCCGTTCCCCAGGGCGAGTAGGAGGATGGCGGCGATGGAATTTTTCACGATCCTCGGGTATACCCTGCTGGGGACGCTGGTCGGAGCGGTGTTTTCACTCTTCCCGTCCCTTCACATCTACAACGTGGCCGGCATCGTGCTCGTCCTGTGGACCTACCTGGGCGACTCGATGCAGCACGCGGCGGTGGGGCCGTTCTTCATCTCGATGATCACCGCCTTCGCCTTCATCAACACGATCCCGATGACGTTCTTCGGGGCACCCGACGAGTCGGCGCAGGTCACGATCCTGCCGAACACGATCTACTTCATGAACGGCAAAGGCTACGAGGCGGCCGTGATTCAGGGTCTGGGCGCGCTGATCGGCGTTTTCCTGATGATCGCTCTCACGCCGTTGTTCTATTACGTGCTGCCCTACGTCGACGTGGTGCTGTCGGCACACATGCACTGGATCATCCTGCTGATCGTCGTCTACCTGGTGCTGAGCGAGTGGCCGAAGGGCTGCGGGTTCGGCACCACTCGGCTCGACCGGTTCAGCGAGGCGATGGGTAACGTGTTCGCCGGCTTGTTCACCTGGGTCGTGTCGGGCATTCTGGGCATCATCATTCTGTCGAAGAGTATCATCACGCACGAAATGGGATTCCAGAACATCATGCCGGTGTTCGTGGGGCTGTTCGCGATTCCGTCGATCCTGCAGAACCTGGTCTCGACGCGGCAGGTTCCGAAGCAGCACATCTGCACGGACATCGACGTGACGGCCAACGACATTGGGAAATCGGCATTCGTGGGCACGGTTTCGGGCGCGATCTGCGGCTACGTGCCGGCCATCACGGCGGGCATCGGCTCGATCATCGCGTCGCACGCCACGGCCATGGGCTTTTCGGCACGCGGCGACGTCCTGTTCATACTGGGCGGGGCGATCACGAAGTTCCTCTACTACGTCGGCGCCTTTCTGCTCATCTTCGTGGTCACACCTCTCACGCCCGCCGGCGTCGGAAAAGGGGGCCTCAACATCATCCTGCGACCGATTTTTACGGCCGAGCCAGGCGATTACCTGATGGGCATCTCGGTCATTCTCGTTGCGGGCGGCATCTCGTTCTTCCTGCTGCTGTGGCTGTCGCGGTGGGTGCTCTCGTGGGTCGCCGACGTCGATTATCACGATCTGTATTGGGCGGCGTTCGTCGCGATCACGGCCCTCGTCGCTGCCCTGACAGGGTTCCCGGGGCTGTTCACGATGTTGGTCGGGACGGCGATCGGCTGCGTTCCGGTCTTTTTCCACGCGCGCAGGAGCAACTGCATGGGCGTGCTCCTGATTCCCATCTGCCTGAATATGGCGGGGTACGGCGACCAAGTCGCCGCCCTGTTCGGGCTCCTGTAGGAGGGAAGGCATGAAAGGTCTGACGCATTTCATCAGCGGCGTGACGCTGGCTTCCTTTTTCGCTCCCGCCGTGGCCGCCGCCGCCCTCACCAAGAGCGGGAATCCCGACGCGAGCGCCTCGTTCATTCTCGTGCTCGGCGGACTGTACGGCATTCTGCCCGACACGTTCGACTTCAAGCTCGGCCGGTTCTTCGCGAAAGAAGACGTGACGCTCGAGTTCGACCCGAACAACCCCGATCCACAGGACATGGCGAACCAGGTCGGCCAGGCCATCGACAAGGCGGCCGTCGAGGGGAAGTTCATTCAGATCCAGTATAACCCGATGCGCATGGGGGCCAACCTCTGGCGGCAGTATGTCGTCAGCTACGACGGAGAAAAGAATGAGGTTTCGGTCGTGATAAACGAGATCGTGAACACGTCCCAGCTTCCTTTCCCCGGCACCGAGCCGCCCCCGGACAAGCGCATCGGCATCTACAAGCTGAAGAACACGGTGTTTCTCGAGAAACGTCCGAAGCCCACCGGCGTCGATATCCTGTCTGGCCCGATGATGGGCTACGAGACGAAAGTGGTCGACGGAAAGAACGTCACCTCGGTCGAGTTTCTGCCCTGGCACCGCACCTGGAGCCACAGCTACGTTCTTGGCCTGTTCCTCTCCGTGATCGCCTGGCTGATCGCCTGGTGGTTCGCGCTCGAGAACTGGTGGCTCTACGGGCTCGTCTCGTTTCTCGGGTATGCGGTACACATCACCGAAGACCTTACCGGCCACATGGGCGGTTCGCTGATCTGGCCGTTCAATCCGAAGCGGTTCGACGGTTACTGCTTGTTCAAGGCATCCGACCCGCGCACGAACTTCACCGTCGTTTACACCTGCATGAGCATCCTGATCTTCAACCTCGACCGGTTCACCTTCGCGCAACCGGTCATTCCCCTGCCCTGGTATTCGTATTTCTTCTTCGTCGCGGTCATTCCCCTGGCGATCTACCACGTCATCTACGCCTGGGCGGAGGCCCCGATCGTGAAGGAAGGGGTCGCGCAGGCCGAGTCGCTGCTGGCCCGGCACAACGCCGCCCGCAACGAAGAGGCGATCGCCGAACAGGACAGCATCACGGGATAACGTTCTCCACTCGCACGAATGGTATCGGGCAGTCACCCGATACCATTATTATGTACATAACTATTATATGGCTCCTATCGGGCGGGTTTCAAACCTGCCCCCCCTACAGGAGATTGCGATGGGATGCGACATCAATGAACGAGTTTGAACGAAACCACATCGTTCTGGCGGAGGCGGGCGGTTCGCGAACCGCCCCTACGTCGGATGGTTGCCCTTCAACACGTAGGGGCGGGTTTGAAACCCGCCCCACAGGAGATTTCAATGGGTCGTGGAATTGATCAGTCGGCGAGGCGCCAGCGTTCGGTGCCGTCTTTTGTGAAGGTTTCGATGAGGAAGGCGGCCTTCATTTTCTCGAGGGCCTTGTTCAGTTCGCCGCCGCCGACGTTGGCAAGGTTTCTGAGGTTCTGGGGGGGCAGCGGGCCGTCGTCGAGAAGTTTCTGGATTTTCGAGCAGACAAACTCGGACAAAGTTTCCTTGATCTTCTTCTCGTATTCGAGCGCATAGTCGCGGCCGATGCTGTAGGGCTTCACGTCCTTGCCGGCGTGCTTGTCTTCGTAGCGGTTGTTCCAGAGGAAATCGAACTCGGCGAGGTAGCGGTCGATGACGTCTTTCCCGTAGGGTGTGGCGGCGTCGAAGATGACGGCATCTTCCATGTTCCGCTCTTCGGCCGATGCTGACCAGTTATACGACCCGGTGATGATCTTCTGGTGATTGACGATCAGGAACTTGTGATGCAGCAGCGGGGCCCGGAAGTGATCCTGGGCGACCTCCTTGAGTTTTGCGTCGTAGGCGTAGGAGTTCGCACGAAACTTGTACCGAATCTCGATGTTCGTCAGCTTCTTCTCCTTGATTTTTTCCTCGATGACGGGCGGCATGAGTCCACGGCGATCGGGGCCAGAGAGAAGCATCGAATGATCGAAGAAGAGGCGGAAACGCGCTCCCGGATTCTTCTCTGCGACTTCGAGGATCTTGTTCGCGATGCGCGAATGGGTAAAGCTGAACATCGCGACCTCGACGCTTCCGTCGGGCTTCACCTCGTCGAGGAGGCTGATGATGCGCTCGTCGATCGCCGTCATCGTGCCGGAGGCCGTCGGTTCTATATTGAAGAGTATTTCAAACTCGGGACGCTTCTCGATTTTTACGGCCGGCTCGGAGGCGACGACGTTCGTTCCGGGCTCGGAGTATTCGTTCCAGAGACGCGCGAACTGGGACGCCCAAACAAGGGCCGTATCGGTGCTGTTGTTGTAGAAGATGCGGTTCTCGGCGTAGATTTCATCGGAGCTGGGGCAGATGTTGGCCGAGCCGCCGAACGAGGTCGTCGGCGGGGCATTGCGGTCGTGATAGATGATGCCGAACTTCTGATGCATCGTTCCGATGATTTCCTTGCCGTCGTCGAGCACGCGAGTGCGCTTGTATTTCTTCATGACGGCAGGAGTCACGAGCTTGACCTGGAAGTCGAACGGCCGTTTTTCCTCGGCCGCCTTGCGTGCGACCTTGTCGACGGTGGTGGTGAAATCGCGGACGGCCTCCTGCGTCCAGTCGGCGCAGTTGTCGAGGAGAATCCGGACCTGGAGGCCGTCCTGCAGAGCCCGGTCGAGCAACAGTCCGAGAATGTCTCGGTGCGCGAAGTTATACATCGCGATCTTCACCGAACCGGATGCGGGGGTTCTCTTGATAACATCGATCAGAGCGTTGTTGAGGCCAAGCGGTTGTTCCTTGCCGTCGATCGTGATCGTGCGGCTGTTGTTCGACGGTGCGAACCCGCCGAGCGGCGAGAGGCACACCAGAACCTCGAGTGCTGCACCCTGCATCGTGCAAAAAACCATCAGCAGGAGCAGAACCGACATCATCCGGAGTTTCTTCATCATCTTCCTCCTCGATGCCGCGTATGCGGCCGGTGTTATGGAGAAAGCATACCATGACGTATCCGAGAGATACAGCCACACCGGGAACCGGGATATTCGATGAGCGGGGCAGACGATTCGCGAAACGCCCTATTGAATCCCGCAGAATGAAAATCATCCGCTCGCCCTGCGCTCGTCGAAGGACGGGAGGCTTCATGTTTCGACAGGTTCACCACGAACGGGAACCCAGGGAATCGATTACGGGAATAGGTTGTCGTGCTTCTTGTAAGACGAGTAGGAATTGGAATTTCGGAAGAAGGTGTCATGGTTTTTTGAGAGCGTCGGAGGGTATGGTAAAATGCGTGTATGACTACGCAGCGCATACGTGTGATTGCCTTGTGTCTGGCAGTGTTCGCCGGGGTTGCCGGGGTCGATGCGACCACTCTTTCGCAACCGCTGGCGGGCGTTTCGATCGTCCTTGACCCCGGGCATGGCGGATCGGATCCAGGCGCCGTCGGGAAAAACGGGCTCAAGGAGTCGGAGACGAATCTTCGGGTCGCCCGGTATCTCGCGAAGCTTCTCGAATCAGACGGGGCCCGCGTTGTCCTGACCCGGAACGCCGACATTTTCCTTTCCCTGCCGGCGCGGGTCGAGATCGCCAAAAAGGAAGCGCCCGACCTGTTCGTTTCGATCCATCACAACGCCTCCCTGCGGCCGAACGCCCCGAACAAGGGCGAGATCTACTTCAACGCCCTCGACCGCGGCGTTCCGCTGACCGTCGGTTCGCGCATGCGCGACCGGCTCCAGGAAAGCAGCATCGGCACTGGTACGACCGTTATTCCGGGAGGGTTCTACGTTCTTCGCGAAAACGAGATTCCGGCCGTCCTGACCGAAGCCGCGTATATATCTGTACCGGAAATCGAGAAGAAGCTCAGGACAGGCCGTGCGCTCGTCGACCAGGCACGGGCTTTCCAGCTGGCGATTCGCGAGGCGTTCGAGATCCCGCCCCTCCGCCTCGAAGTTGTCGGAAAAAAACCGTCGGTCGTCAGTACGCCGTATTTCCAGCTTCTTGTCTCGTCGTCACGGCCCATTGCGAAGCTCGAGACGCGCATGGAGCCAGCGTTCAAAGCTGGGTTCACGCTGGACATGATTCCGGCGTTCGGGCATGTATACACCCTTTCGAACACCCAGCCGATCGAAAGCGGCGAGTATACCCTGTTGCTGTCGGGAACCTGCGTCGACAGGGGCAGATCGCCGCTCGTGCGCATTCCTCTGAGCGTGCAGCTGCCGGTCGAATCGGCCGTCATCCTTCCCGTGGTCCCCTATATCCCCGAGGGGTTCGCAGGCTCGTTCCCGGTCACGATCCAGATGCTCGACTCTCTCGAGCGGCCGAACCAGCGCCGGATCGAGTTTTCCCTGACCTGGATGGGCAGGCGCATCGACGGCACGACCGGGCCGGACGGCCGGGCCGGCGTCGTTATTCCTTTGAGCGGCGCCGAGCGGGCCGGCTTTTCGCTCGAACTCCATGCAGACGGCAGGAAGGTCGCCGTCATGCCGATCGCGCTGAAAGCGGCCGACGAGCAGTTCGTGATCGGGCGCGTCGTTTCGGCGGCGACCGGCGCAGGAATCGACCGTATGACCGTATCAGCCGACAACCGGCAGACGGCGCTGACGAACCCGGATGGGTATTTCGCCCTTTCGATGCCGATGCGCGCGTTCAATATCACCATGAATATCAACCCCACGACGGGATATCTGCCGGGGACGTTTCGCCACAAGACGGACGGGAAGAACGTGCAGACGCCCCTGATCACGCTCACGCCCCGCGCTCCCGTCCTGCTCGGCCGGCGGATCGGGATCATCGCCCAGCGAGAACAGGATCCCTGGGTCCGCCCCCTTGTCAAGGCCCTGATGCAGGGCGGCGCCCGCGTCCGTCGGCTGCCGACCGGCAGTGGTATGCATCCCGAGCACGATGCAATCACGACGGCAAATCTGGAGGGCGGGTATGACCTGCTGGTCGCGATGAAGCCCGGCGCCGGTACGACGGTGGAACTGCGACACTACCACCGGAGCAAGGTCGGGAAAGCCCTCGCCCTGGCCGTCGTGAATGCGATGGGCAGGCAGGGCGGCGTCAAAGCGTGCGCCGGTTCCGACTACGAACTCGGCCATACCGGGACCCCCGCTCTCGTCGTCCAGACGCCGGCCCATGCCATAGAAAGCCTGCCGTCCGCCCTCGCCACGGCCCTGATCGACGCGCTTCCCACGGTGTTCGA
It encodes:
- a CDS encoding LysR family transcriptional regulator, translated to MDLRLLRFFHSVARMKSFTKAADALAISQPALSQGVKNLESELHCRLFVRGKTLQLTAEGEKLYAHCEEVFQVLEKIVDDIANAGNPRKGAIKVGVLESVLMYWLPKILGEYFQKHPGVTIAFEKAETTTIESGVIDEKFHLGIISRPAFSRKLDEVELGSFPHKLVVSNAFTDDIETLASRLPLYLLGTWQEQALTSGTTLFARIPDVQRLNPINCAGLVRQIVANGLGMAVLPSYIVGPDLRVIEEFPQMRMRLHLIRRKSRRPAPIADQFAAFIEQSARS
- a CDS encoding DnaJ domain-containing protein, with protein sequence MSKKNFYDVLGVKQDATQDEIKRAFKTLAKKHHPDANKGNKRDEEKFKEISEAYDTLGNPESRKRYDMEQSGGVDFGGGFGGGYPGGHEGFESAEDLLRRVMGGRGGFRGGFGSFGGFADMFGGNEYDNDAANLKVPLGIACTGGKIQVSGLPGGSQTVNIPAGIEDGAVLKIHTQSGPFRLRINIENEPPFRLKGNVVQTEITINLAQAILGSRIKLRSPRGEDVILTIPAGTQNGDTLRLRGQGLGTGDLHVKIEVQIPKKLDDEQLELFKKFAESAGMRF
- a CDS encoding tripartite tricarboxylate transporter permease, which encodes MEFFTILGYTLLGTLVGAVFSLFPSLHIYNVAGIVLVLWTYLGDSMQHAAVGPFFISMITAFAFINTIPMTFFGAPDESAQVTILPNTIYFMNGKGYEAAVIQGLGALIGVFLMIALTPLFYYVLPYVDVVLSAHMHWIILLIVVYLVLSEWPKGCGFGTTRLDRFSEAMGNVFAGLFTWVVSGILGIIILSKSIITHEMGFQNIMPVFVGLFAIPSILQNLVSTRQVPKQHICTDIDVTANDIGKSAFVGTVSGAICGYVPAITAGIGSIIASHATAMGFSARGDVLFILGGAITKFLYYVGAFLLIFVVTPLTPAGVGKGGLNIILRPIFTAEPGDYLMGISVILVAGGISFFLLLWLSRWVLSWVADVDYHDLYWAAFVAITALVAALTGFPGLFTMLVGTAIGCVPVFFHARRSNCMGVLLIPICLNMAGYGDQVAALFGLL
- a CDS encoding metal-dependent hydrolase, which codes for MKGLTHFISGVTLASFFAPAVAAAALTKSGNPDASASFILVLGGLYGILPDTFDFKLGRFFAKEDVTLEFDPNNPDPQDMANQVGQAIDKAAVEGKFIQIQYNPMRMGANLWRQYVVSYDGEKNEVSVVINEIVNTSQLPFPGTEPPPDKRIGIYKLKNTVFLEKRPKPTGVDILSGPMMGYETKVVDGKNVTSVEFLPWHRTWSHSYVLGLFLSVIAWLIAWWFALENWWLYGLVSFLGYAVHITEDLTGHMGGSLIWPFNPKRFDGYCLFKASDPRTNFTVVYTCMSILIFNLDRFTFAQPVIPLPWYSYFFFVAVIPLAIYHVIYAWAEAPIVKEGVAQAESLLARHNAARNEEAIAEQDSITG
- a CDS encoding phospholipase D-like domain-containing protein: MMKKLRMMSVLLLLMVFCTMQGAALEVLVCLSPLGGFAPSNNSRTITIDGKEQPLGLNNALIDVIKRTPASGSVKIAMYNFAHRDILGLLLDRALQDGLQVRILLDNCADWTQEAVRDFTTTVDKVARKAAEEKRPFDFQVKLVTPAVMKKYKRTRVLDDGKEIIGTMHQKFGIIYHDRNAPPTTSFGGSANICPSSDEIYAENRIFYNNSTDTALVWASQFARLWNEYSEPGTNVVASEPAVKIEKRPEFEILFNIEPTASGTMTAIDERIISLLDEVKPDGSVEVAMFSFTHSRIANKILEVAEKNPGARFRLFFDHSMLLSGPDRRGLMPPVIEEKIKEKKLTNIEIRYKFRANSYAYDAKLKEVAQDHFRAPLLHHKFLIVNHQKIITGSYNWSASAEERNMEDAVIFDAATPYGKDVIDRYLAEFDFLWNNRYEDKHAGKDVKPYSIGRDYALEYEKKIKETLSEFVCSKIQKLLDDGPLPPQNLRNLANVGGGELNKALEKMKAAFLIETFTKDGTERWRLAD
- a CDS encoding N-acetylmuramoyl-L-alanine amidase — encoded protein: MTTQRIRVIALCLAVFAGVAGVDATTLSQPLAGVSIVLDPGHGGSDPGAVGKNGLKESETNLRVARYLAKLLESDGARVVLTRNADIFLSLPARVEIAKKEAPDLFVSIHHNASLRPNAPNKGEIYFNALDRGVPLTVGSRMRDRLQESSIGTGTTVIPGGFYVLRENEIPAVLTEAAYISVPEIEKKLRTGRALVDQARAFQLAIREAFEIPPLRLEVVGKKPSVVSTPYFQLLVSSSRPIAKLETRMEPAFKAGFTLDMIPAFGHVYTLSNTQPIESGEYTLLLSGTCVDRGRSPLVRIPLSVQLPVESAVILPVVPYIPEGFAGSFPVTIQMLDSLERPNQRRIEFSLTWMGRRIDGTTGPDGRAGVVIPLSGAERAGFSLELHADGRKVAVMPIALKAADEQFVIGRVVSAATGAGIDRMTVSADNRQTALTNPDGYFALSMPMRAFNITMNINPTTGYLPGTFRHKTDGKNVQTPLITLTPRAPVLLGRRIGIIAQREQDPWVRPLVKALMQGGARVRRLPTGSGMHPEHDAITTANLEGGYDLLVAMKPGAGTTVELRHYHRSKVGKALALAVVNAMGRQGGVKACAGSDYELGHTGTPALVVQTPAHAIESLPSALATALIDALPTVFEPR